A single region of the Hylaeus volcanicus isolate JK05 chromosome 5, UHH_iyHylVolc1.0_haploid, whole genome shotgun sequence genome encodes:
- the LOC128876232 gene encoding H(+)/Cl(-) exchange transporter 5 isoform X1 — MEKFPLKGTNLLNNTIPQNYQNPLTTYQSVDTKVENSDNAYFVEDSHTRTPGSDNNSSSDDDMLEVNNVGSHHGDSTVLSDHCIRIDDASSHISVDSDDIPGIGQYDDFHTIDWQRDIARDRMRHRYIVKKRHDSIWGLIKGAHDAWSGWLCVLFVGLFTGVAAGIIDIGASWMTDLKFGICPQAFWLNKEQCCWSYNETTFDGGNCSQWRTWPEVFNQSKDGAGPYMISYMFYIAWALLFASLSASLVRMFAPYACGSGIPEIKTILSGFIIRGYLGKWTLIIKSVGLILSVSAGLNLGKEGPMVHIACCIGNIFSYLFPKYGRNEAKKREILSAAAAAGVSVAFGAPIGGVLFSLEEVSYYFPLKTLWRSFFCALIAAFILRSINPFGNEHSVLFYVEYNKPWIFFELIPFVMLGIIGGVIATLFIKANLFWCRYRKTSKLGQYPVTEVLIVTVATAVIGYPNPYTRMSTSQLIYLLFSQCGVSNGDILCDYNRNFSAVKSAIEIAAAGPGVHKAIWLLVLALILKLVMTIFTFGMKVPCGLFIPSLCLGAIMGRIVGIGMEQLAYNYPHIWMFSEECSTGVDCITPGLYAMVGAAAVLGGVTRMTVSLVVIMFELTGGVRYIVPLMAAAMASKWVGDALGKQGIYDAHIGLNGYPFLDSKDEVQHTTLAADVMQPKRNEALHVLTQDSMTVDDVENLLKETEHNGFPVIVSKESQYLVGFVLRRDLNLAIANAKRMMEEITGQSLVIFTNGNNIQSHSPPPLKLKKILDMAPITITDQTPMETVVDMFRKLGLRQTLVTHNGRLLGVITKKDVLRHVKQLDNEDPNSVLFN; from the exons ATGGAGAAGTTTCCACTGAAGGGTACGAACTTGTTAAACAATACGATACCACAAAATTACCAGAACCCTTTAACAACATACCAGTCAGTTGATACAAAG GTAGAAAATTCAGACAATGCATACTTTGTAGAAGATTCTCACACTCGAACACCTGGATCCGATAATAATTCGAGTAGCGACGACGACATGTTGGAAGTTAATAACGTAGGATCTCACCACGGAGACAGTACTGTTCTTTCCGATCATTGCATTCGCATTGATGATGCTTCCTCCCACA TTTCAGTTGATTCCGATGACATTCCTGGGATTGGCCAGTACGATGACTTCCATACGATTGATTGGCAACGAGACATTGCTAGAGATAGAATGCGACATAGATACATCGTGAAGAAAAGACATGACTCTATCTGGGGTTTAATCAAGGGGGCCCACGACGCATGGTCTGGATGGCTCTGCGTTCTGTTCGTTGGACTCTTTACGGGAGTTGCAGCAGGTATCATAGACATAGGAGCCTCCTGGATGACCGATCTGAAATTTGGCATATGTCCGCAAGCCTTCTGGCTGAACAAAGAGCAATGTTGTTGGAGTTACAACGAAACAACCTTTGATGGTGGTAACTGTTCTCAG tggCGAACATGGCCAGAGGTATTTAACCAGTCGAAGGATGGCGCAGGCCCTTACATGATCTCGTACATGTTCTACATAGCTTGGGCTCTCCTGTTCGCTTCGCTTTCTGCCTCGCTAGTAAGGATGTTCGCTCCCTACGCTTGTGGCTCTGGAATTCCTGAG ATTAAAACGATTCTAAGTGGATTCATTATTCGTGGATATTTGGGAAAGTGGACGTTGATAATTAAGTCAGTGGGTTTGATTTTGTCAGTCTCCGCAGGTTTGAACTTAGGCAAGGAAGGACCCATGGTTCACATAGCTTGTTGCATAgggaatatattttcttatctcTTTCCAAAATATGGTAGAAATGAAGCTAAAAAGAGAGAGATCTTGTCAGCAGCTGCTGCAGCAGGAGTTTCAGTTGCTTTCGGTGCTCCAATTGGTGGTGTTCTGTTCAGTCTCGAAGAG gtGAGCTATTATTTTCCCCTGAAGACCCTGTGGCGGTCGTTCTTCTGTGCTCTGATAGCTGCTTTCATTTTGCGCTCGATAAATCCCTTTGGTAATGAACACTCGGTGCTCTTTTACGTTGAGTACAACAAACCTTGGATATTCTTCGAGTTGATACCATTCGTTATGCTTGGAATAATTGGA GGAGTGATCGCTACTTTGTTCATCAAGGCGAACCTGTTCTGGTGCAGGTATCGCAAGACCTCTAAATTAGGCCAGTATCCGGTTACAGAGGTTTTGATAGTGACAGTTGCAACTGCCGTCATTGGATATCCTAATCCATACACACGGATGAGCACGAGTCaactcatttatttattgtttagtCAGTGCGGGGTGTCCAACGGAGACATCTTATG TGATTACAACAGAAACTTCAGCGCGGTGAAATCTGCAATAGAAATAGCAGCAGCAGGCCCAGGAGTCCATAAGGCGATATGGCTTCTTGTTCTAGCGTTAATCCTGAAACTTGTCATGACAATATTCACATTCGGTATGAAAGTACCTTGCGGATTGTTTATCCCCTCGCTTTGTCTGGGAGCCATAATGGGTCGCATTGTTGGCATCGGAATGGAACAACTCGCATACAATTATCCACACATCTGGATGTTTAGCGAAGAGTGCTCGACCGGTGTGGACTGTATAACGCCAGGTCTGTACGCAATGGTTGGCGCTGCAGCTGTTCTTGGAGGTGTTACGAGAATGACTGTTTCCCTCGTGGTAATAATGTTCGAATTAACTGGTGGAGTTAGATATATTGTTCCTTTAATGGCTGCTGCCATGGCGAGCAAGTGGGTTGGCGATGCTCTTGGGAAGCAAGGTATCTACGATGCTCACATCGGCTTGAATGGGTATCCATTCCTTGATAGCAAGGATGAAGTGCAGCATACTACTCTTGCAGCCGATGTCATGCAACCTAA GCGCAACGAAGCTCTCCATGTGCTCACTCAGGATTCAATGACAGTAGACGATGTCGAAAacttattaaaagaaacagaGCACAATGGGTTCCCTGTAATAGTTTCTAAAGAATCGCAGTACCTCGTCGGCTTTGTCTTACGCAGAGATCTGAACCTTGCTATTGCGAATGCTAAGCGTATGATGGAAGAGATCACTGGACAATCATTGGTCATATTCACCAATGGAAACAATATTCAGAGTCATTCCCCTCCGCCTCTCAAACTGAAGAAAATCCTTGACATGGCTCCGATTACTATTACGGACCAGACACCTATGGAAACTGTCGTTGATATGTTTAGGAAGCTGGGGCTGAGACAAACGCTCGTTACGCATAATGg gcGACTTCTGGGAGTCATCACGAAGAAGGACGTACTGAGACACGTGAAACAGCTCGACAATGAAGATCCTAATTCtgtattgtttaattaa
- the LOC128876232 gene encoding H(+)/Cl(-) exchange transporter 5 isoform X3 has protein sequence MLEVNNVGSHHGDSTVLSDHCIRIDDASSHISVDSDDIPGIGQYDDFHTIDWQRDIARDRMRHRYIVKKRHDSIWGLIKGAHDAWSGWLCVLFVGLFTGVAAGIIDIGASWMTDLKFGICPQAFWLNKEQCCWSYNETTFDGGNCSQWRTWPEVFNQSKDGAGPYMISYMFYIAWALLFASLSASLVRMFAPYACGSGIPEIKTILSGFIIRGYLGKWTLIIKSVGLILSVSAGLNLGKEGPMVHIACCIGNIFSYLFPKYGRNEAKKREILSAAAAAGVSVAFGAPIGGVLFSLEEVSYYFPLKTLWRSFFCALIAAFILRSINPFGNEHSVLFYVEYNKPWIFFELIPFVMLGIIGGVIATLFIKANLFWCRYRKTSKLGQYPVTEVLIVTVATAVIGYPNPYTRMSTSQLIYLLFSQCGVSNGDILCDYNRNFSAVKSAIEIAAAGPGVHKAIWLLVLALILKLVMTIFTFGMKVPCGLFIPSLCLGAIMGRIVGIGMEQLAYNYPHIWMFSEECSTGVDCITPGLYAMVGAAAVLGGVTRMTVSLVVIMFELTGGVRYIVPLMAAAMASKWVGDALGKQGIYDAHIGLNGYPFLDSKDEVQHTTLAADVMQPKRNEALHVLTQDSMTVDDVENLLKETEHNGFPVIVSKESQYLVGFVLRRDLNLAIANAKRMMEEITGQSLVIFTNGNNIQSHSPPPLKLKKILDMAPITITDQTPMETVVDMFRKLGLRQTLVTHNGRLLGVITKKDVLRHVKQLDNEDPNSVLFN, from the exons ATGTTGGAAGTTAATAACGTAGGATCTCACCACGGAGACAGTACTGTTCTTTCCGATCATTGCATTCGCATTGATGATGCTTCCTCCCACA TTTCAGTTGATTCCGATGACATTCCTGGGATTGGCCAGTACGATGACTTCCATACGATTGATTGGCAACGAGACATTGCTAGAGATAGAATGCGACATAGATACATCGTGAAGAAAAGACATGACTCTATCTGGGGTTTAATCAAGGGGGCCCACGACGCATGGTCTGGATGGCTCTGCGTTCTGTTCGTTGGACTCTTTACGGGAGTTGCAGCAGGTATCATAGACATAGGAGCCTCCTGGATGACCGATCTGAAATTTGGCATATGTCCGCAAGCCTTCTGGCTGAACAAAGAGCAATGTTGTTGGAGTTACAACGAAACAACCTTTGATGGTGGTAACTGTTCTCAG tggCGAACATGGCCAGAGGTATTTAACCAGTCGAAGGATGGCGCAGGCCCTTACATGATCTCGTACATGTTCTACATAGCTTGGGCTCTCCTGTTCGCTTCGCTTTCTGCCTCGCTAGTAAGGATGTTCGCTCCCTACGCTTGTGGCTCTGGAATTCCTGAG ATTAAAACGATTCTAAGTGGATTCATTATTCGTGGATATTTGGGAAAGTGGACGTTGATAATTAAGTCAGTGGGTTTGATTTTGTCAGTCTCCGCAGGTTTGAACTTAGGCAAGGAAGGACCCATGGTTCACATAGCTTGTTGCATAgggaatatattttcttatctcTTTCCAAAATATGGTAGAAATGAAGCTAAAAAGAGAGAGATCTTGTCAGCAGCTGCTGCAGCAGGAGTTTCAGTTGCTTTCGGTGCTCCAATTGGTGGTGTTCTGTTCAGTCTCGAAGAG gtGAGCTATTATTTTCCCCTGAAGACCCTGTGGCGGTCGTTCTTCTGTGCTCTGATAGCTGCTTTCATTTTGCGCTCGATAAATCCCTTTGGTAATGAACACTCGGTGCTCTTTTACGTTGAGTACAACAAACCTTGGATATTCTTCGAGTTGATACCATTCGTTATGCTTGGAATAATTGGA GGAGTGATCGCTACTTTGTTCATCAAGGCGAACCTGTTCTGGTGCAGGTATCGCAAGACCTCTAAATTAGGCCAGTATCCGGTTACAGAGGTTTTGATAGTGACAGTTGCAACTGCCGTCATTGGATATCCTAATCCATACACACGGATGAGCACGAGTCaactcatttatttattgtttagtCAGTGCGGGGTGTCCAACGGAGACATCTTATG TGATTACAACAGAAACTTCAGCGCGGTGAAATCTGCAATAGAAATAGCAGCAGCAGGCCCAGGAGTCCATAAGGCGATATGGCTTCTTGTTCTAGCGTTAATCCTGAAACTTGTCATGACAATATTCACATTCGGTATGAAAGTACCTTGCGGATTGTTTATCCCCTCGCTTTGTCTGGGAGCCATAATGGGTCGCATTGTTGGCATCGGAATGGAACAACTCGCATACAATTATCCACACATCTGGATGTTTAGCGAAGAGTGCTCGACCGGTGTGGACTGTATAACGCCAGGTCTGTACGCAATGGTTGGCGCTGCAGCTGTTCTTGGAGGTGTTACGAGAATGACTGTTTCCCTCGTGGTAATAATGTTCGAATTAACTGGTGGAGTTAGATATATTGTTCCTTTAATGGCTGCTGCCATGGCGAGCAAGTGGGTTGGCGATGCTCTTGGGAAGCAAGGTATCTACGATGCTCACATCGGCTTGAATGGGTATCCATTCCTTGATAGCAAGGATGAAGTGCAGCATACTACTCTTGCAGCCGATGTCATGCAACCTAA GCGCAACGAAGCTCTCCATGTGCTCACTCAGGATTCAATGACAGTAGACGATGTCGAAAacttattaaaagaaacagaGCACAATGGGTTCCCTGTAATAGTTTCTAAAGAATCGCAGTACCTCGTCGGCTTTGTCTTACGCAGAGATCTGAACCTTGCTATTGCGAATGCTAAGCGTATGATGGAAGAGATCACTGGACAATCATTGGTCATATTCACCAATGGAAACAATATTCAGAGTCATTCCCCTCCGCCTCTCAAACTGAAGAAAATCCTTGACATGGCTCCGATTACTATTACGGACCAGACACCTATGGAAACTGTCGTTGATATGTTTAGGAAGCTGGGGCTGAGACAAACGCTCGTTACGCATAATGg gcGACTTCTGGGAGTCATCACGAAGAAGGACGTACTGAGACACGTGAAACAGCTCGACAATGAAGATCCTAATTCtgtattgtttaattaa
- the LOC128876232 gene encoding H(+)/Cl(-) exchange transporter 5 isoform X2 produces MEKFPLKGTNLLNNTIPQNYQNPLTTYQSVDTKVENSDNAYFVEDSHTRTPGSDNNSSSDDDMLEVNNVGSHHGDSTVLSDHCIRIDDASSHIDSDDIPGIGQYDDFHTIDWQRDIARDRMRHRYIVKKRHDSIWGLIKGAHDAWSGWLCVLFVGLFTGVAAGIIDIGASWMTDLKFGICPQAFWLNKEQCCWSYNETTFDGGNCSQWRTWPEVFNQSKDGAGPYMISYMFYIAWALLFASLSASLVRMFAPYACGSGIPEIKTILSGFIIRGYLGKWTLIIKSVGLILSVSAGLNLGKEGPMVHIACCIGNIFSYLFPKYGRNEAKKREILSAAAAAGVSVAFGAPIGGVLFSLEEVSYYFPLKTLWRSFFCALIAAFILRSINPFGNEHSVLFYVEYNKPWIFFELIPFVMLGIIGGVIATLFIKANLFWCRYRKTSKLGQYPVTEVLIVTVATAVIGYPNPYTRMSTSQLIYLLFSQCGVSNGDILCDYNRNFSAVKSAIEIAAAGPGVHKAIWLLVLALILKLVMTIFTFGMKVPCGLFIPSLCLGAIMGRIVGIGMEQLAYNYPHIWMFSEECSTGVDCITPGLYAMVGAAAVLGGVTRMTVSLVVIMFELTGGVRYIVPLMAAAMASKWVGDALGKQGIYDAHIGLNGYPFLDSKDEVQHTTLAADVMQPKRNEALHVLTQDSMTVDDVENLLKETEHNGFPVIVSKESQYLVGFVLRRDLNLAIANAKRMMEEITGQSLVIFTNGNNIQSHSPPPLKLKKILDMAPITITDQTPMETVVDMFRKLGLRQTLVTHNGRLLGVITKKDVLRHVKQLDNEDPNSVLFN; encoded by the exons ATGGAGAAGTTTCCACTGAAGGGTACGAACTTGTTAAACAATACGATACCACAAAATTACCAGAACCCTTTAACAACATACCAGTCAGTTGATACAAAG GTAGAAAATTCAGACAATGCATACTTTGTAGAAGATTCTCACACTCGAACACCTGGATCCGATAATAATTCGAGTAGCGACGACGACATGTTGGAAGTTAATAACGTAGGATCTCACCACGGAGACAGTACTGTTCTTTCCGATCATTGCATTCGCATTGATGATGCTTCCTCCCACA TTGATTCCGATGACATTCCTGGGATTGGCCAGTACGATGACTTCCATACGATTGATTGGCAACGAGACATTGCTAGAGATAGAATGCGACATAGATACATCGTGAAGAAAAGACATGACTCTATCTGGGGTTTAATCAAGGGGGCCCACGACGCATGGTCTGGATGGCTCTGCGTTCTGTTCGTTGGACTCTTTACGGGAGTTGCAGCAGGTATCATAGACATAGGAGCCTCCTGGATGACCGATCTGAAATTTGGCATATGTCCGCAAGCCTTCTGGCTGAACAAAGAGCAATGTTGTTGGAGTTACAACGAAACAACCTTTGATGGTGGTAACTGTTCTCAG tggCGAACATGGCCAGAGGTATTTAACCAGTCGAAGGATGGCGCAGGCCCTTACATGATCTCGTACATGTTCTACATAGCTTGGGCTCTCCTGTTCGCTTCGCTTTCTGCCTCGCTAGTAAGGATGTTCGCTCCCTACGCTTGTGGCTCTGGAATTCCTGAG ATTAAAACGATTCTAAGTGGATTCATTATTCGTGGATATTTGGGAAAGTGGACGTTGATAATTAAGTCAGTGGGTTTGATTTTGTCAGTCTCCGCAGGTTTGAACTTAGGCAAGGAAGGACCCATGGTTCACATAGCTTGTTGCATAgggaatatattttcttatctcTTTCCAAAATATGGTAGAAATGAAGCTAAAAAGAGAGAGATCTTGTCAGCAGCTGCTGCAGCAGGAGTTTCAGTTGCTTTCGGTGCTCCAATTGGTGGTGTTCTGTTCAGTCTCGAAGAG gtGAGCTATTATTTTCCCCTGAAGACCCTGTGGCGGTCGTTCTTCTGTGCTCTGATAGCTGCTTTCATTTTGCGCTCGATAAATCCCTTTGGTAATGAACACTCGGTGCTCTTTTACGTTGAGTACAACAAACCTTGGATATTCTTCGAGTTGATACCATTCGTTATGCTTGGAATAATTGGA GGAGTGATCGCTACTTTGTTCATCAAGGCGAACCTGTTCTGGTGCAGGTATCGCAAGACCTCTAAATTAGGCCAGTATCCGGTTACAGAGGTTTTGATAGTGACAGTTGCAACTGCCGTCATTGGATATCCTAATCCATACACACGGATGAGCACGAGTCaactcatttatttattgtttagtCAGTGCGGGGTGTCCAACGGAGACATCTTATG TGATTACAACAGAAACTTCAGCGCGGTGAAATCTGCAATAGAAATAGCAGCAGCAGGCCCAGGAGTCCATAAGGCGATATGGCTTCTTGTTCTAGCGTTAATCCTGAAACTTGTCATGACAATATTCACATTCGGTATGAAAGTACCTTGCGGATTGTTTATCCCCTCGCTTTGTCTGGGAGCCATAATGGGTCGCATTGTTGGCATCGGAATGGAACAACTCGCATACAATTATCCACACATCTGGATGTTTAGCGAAGAGTGCTCGACCGGTGTGGACTGTATAACGCCAGGTCTGTACGCAATGGTTGGCGCTGCAGCTGTTCTTGGAGGTGTTACGAGAATGACTGTTTCCCTCGTGGTAATAATGTTCGAATTAACTGGTGGAGTTAGATATATTGTTCCTTTAATGGCTGCTGCCATGGCGAGCAAGTGGGTTGGCGATGCTCTTGGGAAGCAAGGTATCTACGATGCTCACATCGGCTTGAATGGGTATCCATTCCTTGATAGCAAGGATGAAGTGCAGCATACTACTCTTGCAGCCGATGTCATGCAACCTAA GCGCAACGAAGCTCTCCATGTGCTCACTCAGGATTCAATGACAGTAGACGATGTCGAAAacttattaaaagaaacagaGCACAATGGGTTCCCTGTAATAGTTTCTAAAGAATCGCAGTACCTCGTCGGCTTTGTCTTACGCAGAGATCTGAACCTTGCTATTGCGAATGCTAAGCGTATGATGGAAGAGATCACTGGACAATCATTGGTCATATTCACCAATGGAAACAATATTCAGAGTCATTCCCCTCCGCCTCTCAAACTGAAGAAAATCCTTGACATGGCTCCGATTACTATTACGGACCAGACACCTATGGAAACTGTCGTTGATATGTTTAGGAAGCTGGGGCTGAGACAAACGCTCGTTACGCATAATGg gcGACTTCTGGGAGTCATCACGAAGAAGGACGTACTGAGACACGTGAAACAGCTCGACAATGAAGATCCTAATTCtgtattgtttaattaa